One genomic region from Pseudochaenichthys georgianus chromosome 15, fPseGeo1.2, whole genome shotgun sequence encodes:
- the vip gene encoding VIP peptides, producing the protein MCKAMLQRTGPQLLFLIALCSVLYSRTLSLPYTSMRPTRHADGLFTSGYSKLLGQLSARRYLESLIGKRVSDELMEEPVKRHSDAIFTDNYSRFRKQMAVKKYLNSVLTGKRSLEDPGTSEAEESRDEPNTFQESYDDINVDHLLNNFHLPL; encoded by the exons AT GTGTAAAGCGATGTTACAACGAACCGGCCCCCAGCTGCTTTTCCTAATAGCCCTGTGCAGTGTGTTGTACTCCCGGACTCTGAGTCTGCCATACACATCCATGAG ACCGACGAGACACGCGGACGGTCTGTTCACCAGCGGATACAGCAAACTGCTCGGACAGCTCTCAGCGCGGAGGTACCTGGAGTCTCTGATCGGGAAGCGGGTCAG TGATGAGCTGATGGAGGAGCCAGTGAAGCGCCACTCAGACGCCATCTTTACAGACAACTACAGCCGCTTTCGCAAACAGATGGCCGTCAAGAAGTACCTGAACTCAGTCTTAACAGGAAAGAGAAG CCTAGAAGATCCTGGCACCAGCGAGGCAGAGGAGTCCAGAGACGAACCCAACACCTTCCAGGAGAGCTACGATGATATCAACGTAGATCACCTTCTAAACAACTTTCATCTG CCACTTTGA